The following proteins come from a genomic window of Saccharicrinis carchari:
- a CDS encoding Gfo/Idh/MocA family protein, whose protein sequence is MSTSRRSFLKNMAVGTGAVAAAPLVGCNTNASEAEAVAYIRKSAERLPKMNFNMCGYAAPKLDKVRIGFVGIGDRGIGAVERMTFIEGVEITAFCDTRQAAIDGGQDVLSKVGLPKAKEYTGSDTAFKDLCESGIVDLVYIATPWEWHVPVAIAAMKGDKHAAVEVSTAKTMDECWEMVEVSEQTKKHCVILENCCYDFFEMLTLNMARQGVFGDLVHGEGAYIHDLDYWHFNKPQDDKPRGDGAYDNYWRIRENQRMANVYPTHGLGPICQAMDINRGDRLDYLTAMMSDDFTFQKRIEEEVKNNPDLQEFVGKPMRGNMDLQLIRTKKGRTIMIQHDVTSPRPYSRIHMLSGTKCFAQKWPLQHIAFGHHVADEAKMKELREKYTPEIIRRVGEMAKQVGGHGGMDFIMDWRLIDCLRNGQPMDMDVYDAAAWSCITPLSEWSILNGSKPIDVPDFTRGAWKTNKPIDLSLEGCGNTKVLNLKEANSEKQLSI, encoded by the coding sequence ATGTCAACAAGTAGAAGATCATTTTTAAAGAACATGGCCGTGGGAACCGGTGCCGTTGCTGCCGCTCCATTGGTAGGGTGTAACACAAATGCAAGCGAAGCCGAAGCGGTTGCCTACATTCGTAAGTCGGCAGAGCGTCTGCCCAAGATGAATTTTAACATGTGCGGTTATGCGGCCCCCAAGCTGGATAAGGTGCGCATTGGTTTTGTAGGCATTGGCGATAGAGGTATAGGTGCCGTAGAGCGCATGACCTTTATCGAAGGCGTGGAGATAACGGCCTTTTGCGATACCCGCCAGGCAGCCATAGATGGTGGACAGGATGTGCTGTCAAAAGTTGGTCTGCCCAAAGCAAAGGAATATACGGGTAGCGATACTGCATTTAAAGATTTGTGCGAGAGTGGGATAGTGGATCTGGTGTACATTGCCACACCCTGGGAATGGCACGTGCCTGTAGCTATTGCTGCGATGAAAGGCGACAAGCATGCTGCCGTTGAGGTATCGACCGCCAAAACCATGGACGAATGCTGGGAGATGGTAGAGGTATCGGAGCAAACGAAAAAACATTGCGTAATCCTGGAGAACTGCTGTTACGATTTCTTTGAGATGTTGACCTTAAATATGGCGCGTCAGGGTGTTTTTGGCGATCTGGTGCACGGCGAAGGGGCCTACATCCACGATCTGGACTACTGGCATTTTAACAAGCCACAGGACGATAAGCCCCGTGGCGATGGAGCCTACGATAATTATTGGCGTATACGCGAAAATCAACGTATGGCCAATGTATATCCTACCCATGGATTGGGGCCTATTTGTCAGGCTATGGACATTAACCGGGGCGACCGTTTGGATTACCTGACCGCCATGATGTCTGACGATTTTACCTTTCAGAAACGAATAGAGGAAGAGGTGAAGAACAATCCCGATCTGCAAGAGTTCGTGGGCAAGCCAATGCGTGGTAACATGGACTTACAGTTGATTCGTACAAAAAAAGGACGTACCATTATGATTCAGCACGATGTGACCAGCCCACGTCCGTATTCGCGTATCCACATGCTTAGCGGTACCAAGTGCTTTGCACAAAAATGGCCATTGCAACATATTGCCTTTGGACACCACGTGGCCGACGAGGCTAAGATGAAGGAATTACGTGAGAAATATACACCCGAGATTATTCGTCGCGTGGGTGAGATGGCCAAACAGGTTGGCGGCCATGGCGGTATGGACTTTATTATGGACTGGCGCCTGATCGATTGCTTACGCAACGGCCAGCCGATGGATATGGACGTGTACGATGCCGCAGCATGGAGCTGCATTACGCCTTTGAGCGAATGGTCTATCCTCAACGGTTCAAAGCCTATCGACGTGCCCGACTTTACGCGAGGAGCCTGGAAAACCAACAAGCCCATCGACCTGTCGTTGGAAGGATGCGGAAACACCAAGGTGCTTAACCTGAAAGAAGCCAATTCCGAAAAGCAATTGTCGATATAG
- a CDS encoding glycoside hydrolase family 2 TIM barrel-domain containing protein: protein MMKSTLSTKLFILTMAICFGIPYASTQTPDWENPKMFNQNKEAPHATLMPFESEQAALTKKRKESVFYQSLDGSWKFNWVRKPADRPMDFYKPSYDVSGWDNIPVPGNWEVQGYGVPIYVNHQYEFADHKHPVSNEMELDGIIPANPGKVPHDYNPVGSYRRDFTIPASWDGRRVFIQFGGVKSAMYLWVNGKKVGYSQGGKTPSEWDITPYIQKGKNVLAVEVYRWSDGSYLECQDFWRISGIQRSVFLYSTPHVRVRDFFVNASLDQDYTNGVFKLDVDLNNRTSGLRSGNYSVAYKLLDTAGSIIANDEMAAKINRKSDLKLTFNKTIPNPLKWSAETPHLYTLLISLKNKAGEVTEVITSKVGFRKVEIKDAVFYINGKAVLIKGVNRHEHDQYNGHVISEENMEKEMALLKQFNFNAMRTSHYPQDEYFYELCDKYGIYVTDEANIESHAMYYGKESLANFPEWTDAHVDRNMRMVERDKNHPSVIVWSMGNEAGDGIVFTEVYKRIKERDPSRPIHYERAIMGPNTDIYCPQYPGVEGLQHFARKKQTKPMIISEYSHAMGNSNGNFMDLWEVIYDEKNTQLQGGYIWDWIDQGLVKKDADGTEFWAYGGDYGENMPTDYNFLANGVISADYTPHPAIYEIKYVQQYVWIYAEDLKAGKFRIKNRHDFITLDGYDIHWTIKGNGKALANGTLDQLSLKPGEEKVVAANLPEIKPKVGVEYFINFSVTLKKDKPFRKRGFEVAKEQFKLPMYKAIAQSTPEGSLMIVESESDHTTSVVGRNFSVSFDKATGKLSSYLINGYELMQKGPEVNFWRAPNDNDKGSNMIGRLGVWREATKAAKLTNTLLEMTNDTVTITMEYTLSPVESVNTISYTIFSNGRIDVKSSLDIRKDGLPDIPRVGLRWELPVNFDNLKYYGRGPHENYIDRKAGAFVDLYESKVADQYFKYIRPQENGYKTDIRWFELRNQDNVGIRVSSKDELIGFSALHNPVEDFDQITHEDFRHTNDIVKKDGVFICTDLKMMGVAGDNSWGAIPYPQYSIKAQDYTFKFSIEPVF from the coding sequence ATGATGAAATCAACATTAAGCACAAAGTTATTCATCCTCACTATGGCAATATGTTTCGGCATACCATATGCGAGCACACAAACACCAGATTGGGAAAACCCAAAAATGTTCAACCAAAACAAGGAGGCGCCCCATGCCACACTCATGCCTTTTGAAAGTGAGCAGGCCGCGCTGACCAAGAAACGCAAGGAATCGGTTTTTTACCAGAGTCTCGACGGCAGCTGGAAATTTAACTGGGTACGTAAACCGGCGGACAGACCTATGGATTTTTATAAGCCGAGCTACGATGTATCCGGATGGGATAACATTCCCGTACCCGGCAACTGGGAGGTGCAGGGCTATGGGGTACCCATCTATGTAAATCACCAGTACGAGTTTGCCGACCACAAACATCCTGTTTCTAATGAAATGGAATTGGACGGCATTATTCCCGCCAACCCCGGCAAAGTACCGCACGATTATAACCCGGTTGGCTCGTACCGCAGAGATTTTACCATACCCGCATCCTGGGACGGACGACGTGTTTTCATTCAGTTTGGGGGTGTTAAATCGGCCATGTACCTATGGGTAAACGGCAAAAAAGTTGGCTATAGCCAAGGAGGAAAAACACCTTCGGAATGGGATATCACCCCCTACATACAAAAGGGTAAAAATGTTCTGGCGGTGGAAGTGTATCGATGGTCGGATGGATCTTACTTAGAGTGTCAGGACTTTTGGCGTATAAGTGGTATTCAGCGCAGTGTGTTTCTTTATTCGACTCCACATGTTCGGGTACGCGATTTTTTTGTTAACGCCAGCCTCGACCAAGACTACACCAATGGTGTTTTTAAGTTGGATGTGGACTTGAATAACCGCACCAGCGGCCTTCGCTCGGGCAATTATTCCGTAGCCTACAAATTGTTGGACACAGCAGGGAGCATTATCGCAAACGACGAAATGGCGGCTAAAATCAACCGCAAATCCGACCTGAAGCTTACCTTTAACAAAACCATCCCCAATCCACTAAAATGGTCTGCCGAAACACCCCACTTGTATACGCTGCTCATTTCTTTAAAAAACAAAGCCGGCGAAGTTACAGAAGTAATTACATCTAAAGTAGGTTTCCGTAAGGTAGAGATTAAAGACGCGGTATTCTACATCAATGGCAAGGCGGTACTCATCAAAGGGGTGAATCGCCACGAGCACGATCAGTACAACGGCCATGTGATAAGCGAAGAAAACATGGAAAAAGAAATGGCGCTGTTGAAACAATTTAACTTTAACGCCATGCGCACCAGCCATTATCCGCAAGATGAGTATTTTTATGAGCTTTGCGACAAGTACGGCATCTATGTAACCGATGAGGCTAATATCGAATCGCACGCTATGTACTATGGCAAGGAATCCTTAGCCAACTTCCCCGAATGGACCGATGCACATGTGGACAGGAACATGCGTATGGTAGAGCGCGATAAAAACCATCCTTCGGTAATTGTTTGGTCTATGGGTAACGAAGCCGGTGATGGCATTGTGTTTACCGAAGTGTATAAACGTATCAAAGAGCGCGACCCTTCACGACCTATCCATTACGAACGTGCCATCATGGGGCCTAACACCGACATTTATTGCCCCCAATACCCCGGCGTGGAAGGCCTGCAACATTTTGCCCGTAAAAAGCAAACCAAGCCGATGATTATCAGTGAATATTCTCACGCCATGGGCAACAGTAACGGTAACTTCATGGATTTATGGGAAGTGATTTACGACGAAAAGAACACCCAACTGCAGGGCGGTTACATCTGGGACTGGATTGACCAGGGCTTAGTGAAGAAAGATGCTGATGGTACTGAGTTTTGGGCCTATGGTGGTGATTATGGCGAAAACATGCCCACCGATTATAACTTTTTGGCCAATGGTGTTATATCTGCCGACTATACTCCGCACCCCGCTATTTATGAAATAAAATATGTGCAACAATATGTGTGGATTTATGCCGAAGATCTAAAAGCAGGCAAGTTCCGCATCAAAAACCGCCACGACTTTATCACACTCGATGGTTACGATATTCACTGGACCATAAAAGGCAATGGCAAAGCGCTAGCCAACGGCACCCTGGATCAATTATCGTTGAAACCGGGAGAAGAAAAAGTGGTGGCAGCTAATCTCCCCGAGATTAAACCGAAAGTAGGAGTGGAATACTTCATCAATTTCTCGGTTACATTAAAAAAGGATAAGCCATTTAGAAAAAGAGGTTTTGAGGTGGCCAAGGAACAGTTTAAACTTCCCATGTATAAGGCAATTGCACAAAGCACGCCCGAAGGGTCGCTTATGATTGTAGAATCAGAATCAGACCATACCACCTCCGTTGTGGGACGCAATTTTAGCGTAAGCTTCGATAAAGCTACCGGCAAGCTGAGTTCCTACCTGATCAACGGCTATGAGCTGATGCAAAAAGGACCGGAAGTAAATTTCTGGCGTGCCCCCAACGACAACGACAAAGGGAGTAACATGATAGGACGCCTTGGTGTATGGCGTGAGGCCACCAAAGCGGCCAAACTTACTAATACGCTATTAGAAATGACCAACGATACAGTTACCATTACCATGGAATATACCCTGTCCCCCGTGGAAAGCGTGAACACGATAAGCTACACCATTTTTAGCAACGGACGCATAGATGTAAAAAGCAGCCTCGACATACGAAAAGACGGTTTGCCCGACATACCTCGGGTAGGCCTCCGCTGGGAATTGCCCGTTAACTTCGACAACCTGAAGTATTATGGACGTGGTCCGCACGAAAACTACATCGACCGCAAGGCCGGCGCATTTGTTGATTTGTACGAGAGCAAAGTGGCCGATCAGTATTTCAAGTATATCCGCCCGCAAGAGAACGGTTATAAAACCGATATACGATGGTTTGAACTGAGGAACCAGGACAATGTTGGCATCCGTGTGAGCAGCAAGGATGAGTTGATCGGCTTCTCGGCATTGCACAACCCGGTGGAGGATTTTGACCAGATAACGCATGAAGATTTCCGCCACACCAACGATATTGTTAAAAAAGATGGTGTATTTATTTGTACTGACCTCAAGATGATGGGTGTTGCCGGCGATAACTCCTGGGGTGCTATACCTTATCCTCAATATTCGATTAAGGCACAGGATTACACCTTTAAGTTTAGTATTGAGCCGGTATTTTAG